A single window of Huiozyma naganishii CBS 8797 chromosome 10, complete genome DNA harbors:
- the KNAG0J02260 gene encoding uncharacterized protein (similar to Saccharomyces cerevisiae DBF4 (YDR052C); ancestral locus Anc_3.299), whose amino-acid sequence MDGELDEQVVDILRANKSIEDFIKSGKSSQLICEGDTILEGSISNDSFKTKTKWDSLIEWQREWRGKLRDRRTNLVHLNENVPKKTPLTVKKNYAKQRLIYKKKFQKFGAEVVPTFHSKVNFLVLNTDADTKPIIKNPTVKIWNLDKTSRFFQRLEIDAKKMATAEEDEIGERNSDVQYFDKDPHVYLYDILQDYRPLICLRWTIEELNSKDDLPYPTLTSLGSYGACPFNRRNKSSETNHNTVRKRYLRDAFNKKYARKLKILYQKQAKPAESLLPAHYDEVACLEIPHNSRDSSKLFNELESRMLKRRQSSNFKFMSFTERDDGMVRMKADTGVTRDELADIYEEDDSDDDRYTNSTSETEAGSDEKPLSSSCNFQTRTDLVNGVNASIHTISDTKCVELSSAPKEYNYCENCSMKYNDLKEHRNTVSHTEFSNDNSKFAVLDAFLSRFVKS is encoded by the coding sequence ATGGATGGGGAACTAGATGAACAAGTGGTCGATATACTGAGAGCAAATAAATCAATTGAGGACTTCATTAAATCGGGAAAGTCTTCCCAGTTGATCTGTGAAGGTGACACAATTTTGGAAGGTTCTATCTCCAATGACTCGTTCAAGACAAAAACCAAATGGGACTCGCTCATTGAATGGCAAAGAGAATGGAGGGGCAAGTTGAGAGACAGGAGAACAAACCTTGTACATCTAAACGAAAACGTACCCAAGAAGACACCATTGacagtgaaaaaaaattacgCTAAACAGAGACTGAtctacaagaagaaatttcaaaaattcgGAGCCGAGGTCGTGCCAACTTTCCACTCCAAAGTCAACTTTCTCGTTCTAAATACTGATGCAGATACGAAACCCATTATCAAAAACCCAACAGTGAAGATTTGGAATTTGGACAAAACTTCACGATTTTTCCAAAGGCTAGAGATAGACGCGAAAAAAATGGCAACTGCCGAGGAAGACGAGATAGGGGAAAGAAACTCTGATGTCCAATATTTCGATAAAGACCCACATGTTTACCTTTACGACATTCTGCAGGATTACAGACCCTTGATATGTCTACGGTGGACGATCGAGGAGCTTAATTCCAAAGACGACTTACCGTATCCAACTCTAACATCTTTGGGGAGTTACGGAGCTTGCCCATTCAATCGACGAAATAAATCTAGTGAGACAAATCACAACACGGTTAGGAAAAGATACTTGAGGGATGCCTTCAACAAAAAGTATGCGCggaaactgaaaattcTGTACCAGAAGCAAGCAAAACCGGCAGAGTCCCTGTTGCCGGCGCATTATGACGAAGTTGCTTGTTTAGAAATACCCCACAACAGTCGTGATTCTAGCAAACTATTCAATGAGTTAGAGTCTCGCATGCTGAAGAGAAGGCAGTCTTCGAATTTCAAGTTTATGAGTTTCACTGAGAGAGATGATGGGATGGTTCGCATGAAAGCTGATACTGGAGTCACAAGAGATGAATTAGCGGATATATACGAGGAAGACGACTCCGATGATGACCGTTACACAAATAGCACTTCCGAAACTGAGGCTGGTAGTGATGAGAAGCCACTATCCTCGTCATGCAACTTCCAAACGAGAACAGATTTGGTAAATGGAGTTAATGCAAGCATACACACCATTTCAGACACCAAATGTGTTGAACTCTCCTCGGCACCGAAAGAATACAACTATTGTGAAAACTGTTCTATGAAATATAACGATTTGAAAGAACATAGAAACACTGTATCGCATACAGAATTTTCCAATGATAATTCCAAATTCGCTGTACTAGATGCATTTTTGAGTCGGTTCGTTAAAAGTTGA
- the KNAG0J02250 gene encoding C2H2-type zinc finger protein (ancestral locus Anc_3.296), with protein sequence MRIAETFDAVSQTNSIKGISFEDTLFPPDVDFFPVYNGSDSVNPLNDSKDPFYNFMCPQVEETSSIVSEHMPLGLEAIPNFSSYMDSGIKDPITKTVDSLLDSSATLASGNSDKKSCEISFDNYGTPRRQDSPDVTPPFRPQVSRRNSVNISPTFRLPGSADSSASSVLTDCPTNDVKRRASAAAVEQGTAECACNNLAPNIENKRKFKCCVCGKGFRRPSSLATHSNIHTGFKPYVCPYENCHKSFNAKSNMFRHYKLHFKLPSGAYMLPNGEITTTKPSSKQLLPDDYNELSDC encoded by the coding sequence ATGCGGATCGCAGAGACTTTCGACGCTGTGTCCCAGACCAATTCCATAAAGGGGATCAGTTTTGAGGACACACTTTTCCCTCCAGATGTGGATTTTTTCCCCGTCTATAACGGATCAGATTCTGTCAATCCACTGAACGATTCTAAGGACCCGTTTTACAATTTTATGTGCCCCCAGGTGGAGGAAACATCCTCCATCGTGTCAGAACATATGCCTCTCGGATTAGAAGCAATCCCAAATTTTTCGTCATACATGGATAGCGGTATCAAAGACCCTATTACGAAAACAGTCGACTCTTTGTTAGACTCTTCCGCAACTTTGGCAAGTGGGAATTCCGACAAAAAATCGTGCGAGATCTCATTCGATAACTATGGAACTCCCAGGCGGCAGGATTCGCCTGATGTGACGCCTCCATTCCGGCCTCAAGTGTCGCGGCGAAATTCGGTTAATATCTCTCCTACGTTCCGATTACCAGGTTCAGCAGATTCTTCGGCCTCCTCAGTACTGACAGATTGTCCCACAAACGACGTCAAGCGAAGGGCATCGGCTGCTGCCGTGGAACAGGGTACTGCTGAATGTGCCTGCAATAACTTGGCACCAAATATCgagaacaaaagaaaattcaaatGCTGTGTCTGTGGCAAGGGCTTTAGGAGGCCTTCTTCATTGGCCACACATTCAAATATACATACTGGTTTCAAGCCGTATGTTTGTCCCTACGAAAATTGTCATAAATCCTTCAATGCGAAGTCAAATATGTTTCGACATTATAAGTTGCATTTCAAACTACCTTCAGGCGCGTACATGTTACCCAATGGAGAAATCACCACAACGAAACCCAGTTCAAAACAGCTTCTTCCAGACGATTACAACGAACTCTCCGATTGCTAA
- the ECM33 gene encoding Ecm33p (similar to Saccharomyces cerevisiae ECM33 (YBR078W) and PST1 (YDR055W); ancestral locus Anc_3.302): protein MQVKSSIALALTAVAPAVLAAGNSTASVASGCSIGAKATATSQADLDKLAGCPVIVGNLTITGDLGSAALANVEEIDGSLTIKNATSLSNFAADKVKKITGSLSMQDLTILTGASFGSLEEVDTISMVTLPAISTFGSNIQSANNILISDTSLETVDGFATLKKVSELNINNNRYLTSFDSSLETVASSLQFSFNGEAAQVAFNQLLWANNITLRDVQSASFSKLQTVNASLGFINNSISNLTLSKLTKVGQTFFLTSNDQLTTVKASNLTSIGGGFVIANNTKLRNIDGFKEVATVGGAIIVTGNYTELDLPALKSVRGDATFQTSSGNFSCDPFKKLQSKGAIQGDSFSCKNGAKSSSISSKSSVVSSSTKTSSSSKSSASDSASTSAANAAASVSGVSSSSSASKKSKGAAVAQVAPASSFMGALAAVAVALL from the coding sequence ATGCAAGTGAAGTCTTCCATCGCTCTTGCTCTCACTGCAGTGGCTCCCGCAGTCTTGGCCGCAGGGAACTCCACCGCCAGCGTCGCCTCCGGGTGCAGCATCGGGGCCAAGGCCACCGCTACCTCCCAGGCCGACCTGGACAAGCTGGCTGGGTGTCCCGTGATCGTCGGTAACTTAACCATCACGGGTGACTTGGGGTCCGCCGCTCTCGCGAACGTCGAGGAGATCGACGGGTCGTTGACCATCAAGAACGCCACGTCGCTGTCCAACTTCGCCGCCGACAAAGTCAAGAAGATCACGGGTTCCCTGTCCATGCAGGACTTGACCATCTTGACGGGGGCCTCCTTCGGGTCCTTGGAGGAAGTCGACACCATCAGCATGGTCACCCTGCCAGCAATCTCGACTTTCGGGTCCAACATCCAGAGTGCTAACAATATTCTGATCTCAGACACCTCTCTGGAGACCGTCGACGGGTTCGctactttgaagaaagtcagCGAGTtgaacatcaacaacaacaggtaCTTGACCTCCTTCGATTCCTCGCTAGAGACCGTCGCCAGCTCTTTGCAGTTCTCGTTCAACGGTGAAGCAGCTCAAGTCGCCTTCAACCAGCTGCTATGGGCAAACAACATCACCTTGAGAGACGTGCAAAGCGCttccttctccaagttGCAAACCGTCAACGCCTCCCTCGggttcatcaacaactcgATCTCCAACTTGACTCTGTCCAAATTGACTAAAGTCGGCCAGACTTTCTTCCTGACCTCCAACGACCAATTGACCACCGTCAAGGCATCAAACTTGACCTCCATCGGTGGTGGTTTCGTCATCGCTAACAACACCAAGTTGAGAAACATCGACGGTTTCAAAGAAGTGGCTACCGTTGGCGGTGCCATCATCGTCACGGGTAACTACACAGAATTGGACTTGCCAGCTTTGAAATCTGTCAGAGGTGACGCCACTTTCCAAACCTCCTCAGGTAACTTCAGCTGTGACCCATTCAAAAAACTACAGAGCAAGGGTGCTATCCAGGGTGACTCCTTCTCTTGTAAGAACGGCGCCAAGTCTTCCTCCATCTCCTCAAAGAGCTCCGTTGTGTCCTCCTCTACCAAGACATCCTCTTCAAGCAAGAGCTCCGCCTCCGATAGTGCTTCCACTTCCGCTGCCAACGCAGCTGCCTCTGTCAGTGGTGTGTCCTCCAGCTCGTCAGCCTCCAAGAAATCCAAGGGTGCTGCCGTCGCTCAAGTCGCTCCAGCATCCAGCTTCATGGGCGCTCTAGCTGCTGTGGCCGTGGCTTTGCTATAG
- the KNAG0J02280 gene encoding uncharacterized protein (similar to Saccharomyces cerevisiae CDC34 (YDR054C); ancestral locus Anc_3.301), translating into MSYGNTDSAAGLLLRQFRELRDPRRRMPCFHIELVEKSNIFEWEVGFMVTNEDSIYHGAYLTGLLCFPRNFPFSPPTFLFCPPIYHPNVFSNGSLCISILHECGDDTNEEPDSETWSPVQTVETVLISIISLLDDPNVSSPANVDAAVEYKNARQEYNKRVILEVEASKKNMPPGMVYPASAVDPSPTSLQEKTPVEEFWQDVDDDDDGGGLQFESD; encoded by the coding sequence ATGTCGTACGGGAACACTGACTCTGCAGCGGGCCTGCTGCTGAGGCAGTTCAGAGAGTTGCGGGACCCGCGGCGGAGAATGCCCTGCTTCCACATCGAGCTGGTCGAGAAATCAAACATCTTCGAGTGGGAAGTCGGGTTCATGGTCACGAACGAGGACTCCATCTACCACGGCGCGTACCTGACCGGGCTGCTGTGCTTCCCGCGGAACTTCCCCTTCTCCCCGCCCACTTTCCTTTTCTGCCCGCCCATCTACCACCCGAACGTGTTTTCGAACGGCTCTCTGTGTATCTCCATCCTGCACGAGTGCGGCGACGACACAAACGAGGAGCCGGACTCGGAGACTTGGTCTCCGGTGCAAACGGTGGAGACTGTGCTGATCTCGATCATTTCCCTCCTGGACGACCCAAACGTGTCGTCCCCGGCAAACGTCGACGCTGCGGTAGAGTACAAGAACGCAAGACAGGAGTACAACAAGAGAGTGATCCTTGAAGTGGAGGcttccaagaaaaatatgCCCCCCGGGATGGTCTACCCTGCATCGGCCGTCGATCCAAGTCCCACGTCCCTCCAGGAGAAAACCCCTGTAGAAGAGTTCTGGCAAGacgtcgacgacgacgacgacggtgGCGGATTGCAGTTCGAAAGCGATTGA
- the SLM4 gene encoding Slm4p (similar to Saccharomyces cerevisiae SLM4 (YBR077C); ancestral locus Anc_3.300) produces MINSKNLKNLLSNTLAPVELESVPFSTDSLQSAALISVANGAIISYANTAQPGDSVSSLNNLKMMCLLCKDKWSEDEADLQSQSTKCCYRYQWQLDQGKPYETRIYTYEIEELRVCLAHLPESDLILVLFATQEYPYGLLVLKLKNCLKSFQNIYGYKLG; encoded by the coding sequence ATGATCAACTCCAAAAATCTCAAAAACCTACTGTCAAACACGCTGGCCCCAGTGGAACTGGAATCCGTGCCCTTCTCCACGGACTCCCTGCAGTCCGCAGCACTGATATCGGTCGCAAACGGCGCTATAATATCGTACGCCAACACTGCCCAACCAGGAGACTCCGTAtcgtctttgaacaacttgaagatgatgtgCCTTCTGTGCAAGGACAAGTGGTCAGAGGACGAGGCCGACTTGCAAAGCCAGTCTACAAAATGCTGCTACCGGTACCAGTGGCAGTTAGACCAGGGGAAACCGTACGAAACAAGGATATACACGTACGAGATCGAGGAACTGCGCGTCTGCTTGGCACACCTCCCTGAAAGCGACCTCATCTTGGTGCTCTTCGCCACGCAGGAGTACCCTTACGGCTTGCTCGTTTTAAAgctgaaaaattgtttgaaaagttttcaaaatatttaCGGCTACAAGTTAGGTTGA
- the RPG1 gene encoding translation initiation factor eIF3 core subunit a (similar to Saccharomyces cerevisiae RPG1 (YBR079C); ancestral locus Anc_3.303) codes for MAPPPFRPDNAIKRAEELISVGNNQAALQSLYDFVTARRIRWVPPTAVEPVVFKFLELGVDLKKGRLIKDCLHQYKKLVQGSPEGLVSVGVVARKFIDVIETKISGEQAKEDQKQEDDDDLEGGVTPENLLTSVYQEDQSVGGFNDESITTWMRFTWDSYRTVLDLLRNNSQLEITYSGVVNRTMQFCLKHNRKNEFRRLADMLRQHLDAANYQQSKNGTNIVDLSDADTLQRYLDQRFQLVNISVKLELWHEAFRAVEDVYHLKKMSQRPTKTPILATYYQNLAKMFFVSGDQALHTVAWNKFFQLYKTNPKATEEKFTTYATTIFLSALAIKLDVLPSVGYDPQLRLYRLLEIESKPVRQNIIDSLREDEYYAKIDEDVKELYRLVECEFSVDTIKSDLAKVLPKLTAKPFFAQYSDQIRDVIVRKVFVAASTKSQIANIDELYALAALPEPMNLSHWDTEKALLQAAVEDYVSFTIDHETNTVNFVADPLESFVEESISEGEEEEEEEEDEETAKNDKEGEEGEGQAEPVVIVTRNSYIRNKLSQLSEVLHEVESFQSGSYMEKVKLARENLIEQTKNAIETTKRNAEERAKKSQEQKQKYMEENALSSEQQAEEKRLRILEERTAREAKLAEENRLRMVEKKKRELQTLKQNVAKTLIEEVNAKGHVYIDPAEATRVDLKDLRQMIVAQLSKDKAELDERMTAALKKLDYTERALRKVELPMLKKEADTMKEADLAKYNAMKAKIIESAKQEHEAKLEERSRLVSVYDDYKSLKERLLAEKEAEIGEARRVQMAKFEEAKAARIAEVREKRYKEAVAKRQQELIEEQRKDRMARQEEVARKQREIEAELERKSSQNKTAARIPVASSIVHKTNTDLDEVARKQREIEEQIEKRSAMSRAPARESATRAPATRAPLVKKTQAEFDEIARKQREMEAAIEARLSGAKPSAPTPTPPSSASGPPSGAPQKLSFAEKMRLRRQQEQQK; via the coding sequence ATGGCACCCCCACCGTTCCGTCCGGACAATGCTATCAAAAGGGCTGAAGAGTTGATTTCCGTCGGAAACAACCAGGCCGCGCTACAATCTCTTTATGATTTTGTCACTGCTAGAAGAATTCGTTGGGTCCCACcaactgctgttgaacCAGTCGTATTCAAGTTTCTAGAATTGGGTGTTGACTTGAAAAAGGGCAGACTTATTAAGGACTGTTTGCACCAGTACAAGAAACTGGTTCAAGGTTCCCCTGAGGGTTTAGTTTCCGTCGGTGTTGTAGCCCGTAAATTCATCGATGTCATCGAGACGAAGATTAGCGGCGAACAAGCCAAGGAAGACCAAAAACaggaggatgacgatgattTGGAAGGTGGTGTTACACCTGAAAACCTATTGACCTCGGTGTACCAAGAAGACCAGTCCGTTGGTGGTTTCAACGATGAAAGCATTACTACCTGGATGAGATTTACTTGGGACTCGTACCGTACTGTGTTAGATTTGCTAAGAAACAATTCTCAGCTGGAAATTACTTACTCTGGTGTCGTGAACAGAACCATGCAGTTTTGTTTGAAGCACAACCGTAAGAACGAGTTCAGAAGGTTGGCTGATATGTTGCGTCAGCATTTGGACGCCGCTAACTATCAGCAGAGCAAAAACGGTACCAACATCGTCGATCTAAGTGATGCGGATACTTTGCAACGTTATCTGGACCAACGTTTCCAATTGGTTAACATTTCCGTTAAACTTGAATTATGGCATGAGGCTTTTagagctgttgaagatgtttaccatttgaagaagatgtcTCAGCGTCCTACCAAGACTCCAATTTTGGCGACATACTACCAGAATCTGGCAAAGATGTTCTTCGTTTCTGGTGACCAGGCATTGCACACAGTTGCCTGGAACAAGTTCTTCCAATTGTACAAAACAAATCCTAAGGCAACTGAGGAAAAATTTACCACGTACGCTACCACAATCTTTTTGTCCGCTCTAGCCATCAAACTGGATGTTTTGCCATCTGTAGGTTACGATCCACAGCTGCGTCTATACCGTTTGCTTGAGATCGAATCTAAACCTGTTAGACAGAATATTATCGACAGTCTACGGGAGGATGAATATTACGCTAAAATTGACGAGGATGTTAAAGAGTTGTACAGACTTGTCGAGTGTGAGTTTTCTGTCGATACAATCAAGTCCGACTTGGCTAAGGTGCTACCAAAATTGACTGCCAAGCCCTTCTTCGCTCAGTACTCTGACCAAATCAGAGATGTCATCGTGAGAAAAGTATTTGTTGCCGCATCTACCAAATCTCAAATTGCCAACATTGACGAATTATACGCTTTGGCTGCCTTACCAGAACCAATGAACTTGTCTCATTGGGATACCGAAAAGGCACTTTTGCAAGCTGCCGTCGAGGATTACGTTTCCTTTACCATCGATCACGAGACAAACACTGTGAACTTCGTTGCAGACCCATTGGAATCCTTTGTTGAGGAGTCTATTTCCGAAggggaagaggaagaggaagaagaagaggacgaggaaacTGCCAAGAACGATAAAGAAGGCGAAGAGGGCGAAGGACAGGCCGAACCTGTTGTTATTGTCACTCGTAACTCTTACATCCGCAACAAGCTTTCTCAACTATCTGAAGTGTTACACGAAGTCGAATCTTTCCAATCTGGATCTTACATGGAGAAGGTTAAACTTGCTCGTGAAAACTTGATTGAGCAGACTAAAAACGCGATCGAAACGACAAAGAGGAATGCTGAAGAGCGTGCCAAGAAATCTCAAGAACAAAAGCAGAAATACATGGAAGAAAACGCCTTGTCCAGTGAACAACAGGCTGAGGAGAAGCGTCTGCGTATCTTGGAGGAAAGGACTGCCAGGGAAGCTAAGCTTGCAGAAGAGAACCGTTTGCGTATggttgaaaagaagaagcgtGAATTGcaaactttgaaacagaacGTCGCAAAGACTTTGATCGAGGAAGTTAACGCTAAGGGCCATGTTTACATTGACCCGGCTGAGGCTACTCGGGTCGACCTAAAGGACTTGAGGCAAATGATTGTCGCCCAATTATCCAAAGACAAAGCTGAACTAGACGAGCGTATGACTGCTgcattgaagaaattggacTACACTGAAAGAGCCTTGAGAAAGGTTGAGTTGCcaatgttgaagaaggaggcTGACACTATGAAGGAGGCTGACTTGGCTAAGTATAACGCTATGAAGGCTAAGATTATCGAAAGTGCCAAGCAAGAACACGAAGCCAAATTGGAGGAACGTTCTCGTCTAGTTTCTGTCTACGATGACTATAAGTCGTTGAAGGAGAGACTGTTGGCAGAGAAGGAGGCTGAAATCGGCGAGGCCCGTAGGGTCCAAATGGCCAAGTTCGAGGAAGCCAAGGCTGCCCGGATTGCCGAAGTTCGTGAGAAGCGTTACAAGGAGGCAGTTGCCAAACGTCAACAGGAACTTATTGAGGAGCAAAGGAAGGACCGTATGGCTAGACAAGAGGAGGTTGCGCGCAAACAGAGGGAGATTGAGGCTGAACTAGAAAGGAAGTCTTCTCAAAACAAGACCGCCGCTCGTATCCCAGTGGCCAGCTCTATTGTTCACAAAACCAACACTGACTTGGACGAAGTTGCTCGCAAGCAAAGAGAGATCGAGGAGCAAATCGAGAAGAGATCCGCGATGTCTAGAGCCCCCGCGCGCGAATCTGCCACGCGTGCACCAGCCACGCGTGCGCCACTTGTCAAGAAGACTCAAGCTGAATTCGACGAAATTGCTCGTAAACAAAGAGAGATGGAAGCTGCCATTGAAGCGAGACTTTCTGGTGCGAAACCCTCTGCGCCAACTCCTACCCCACCAAGCTCTGCGTCTGGTCCACCAAGTGGTGCCCCTCAGAAGTTGTCGTTTGCTGAGAAGATGAGATTAAGAAGACAACAGGAACAACAGAAGTAG